From the candidate division KSB1 bacterium genome, one window contains:
- the nusG gene encoding transcription termination/antitermination protein NusG, producing MNIETVEEATEKKDPPVTKWYAIHVLSGHERKVKTYIENEAKALGLTERITNVLIPAEEVTEMREGKKRTRSKTFFPGYMLVEMVLDKETQYLITNTPGVTNFVGPKNTPAPLRQEEVDRIIGRVQESREREVISIPFRVGDPIRVIDGPFSDFTGFIEELNEEKKKVKVMVSIFGRSTPVELDFLQVELEK from the coding sequence GTGAATATTGAAACTGTGGAAGAAGCGACTGAAAAGAAAGATCCGCCAGTAACGAAGTGGTACGCCATTCACGTGCTGTCCGGCCATGAGCGCAAAGTCAAGACCTATATTGAAAATGAAGCGAAAGCCCTGGGCTTGACGGAGCGCATCACCAATGTTTTGATTCCGGCGGAAGAAGTGACGGAAATGCGCGAGGGCAAAAAGCGCACACGCAGCAAAACGTTTTTTCCGGGCTACATGCTGGTCGAGATGGTTTTGGACAAGGAAACCCAATATCTCATCACCAACACGCCGGGCGTCACCAATTTCGTCGGCCCGAAAAATACGCCGGCGCCGCTGCGGCAGGAGGAGGTCGATCGCATCATCGGCCGCGTGCAGGAGAGCCGCGAGCGCGAGGTGATTTCGATCCCGTTCCGCGTCGGCGACCCGATTCGCGTTATCGACGGGCCGTTCTCGGATTTCACCGGTTTTATCGAAGAGTTGAATGAAGAAAAGAAAAAGGTCAAAGTGATGGTCAGCATTTTTGGGCGTTCAACGCCGGTGGAGTTGGATTTTCTGCAGGTGGAATTGGAAAAGTAG
- the rplK gene encoding 50S ribosomal protein L11, which yields MAKKVVTQVKLQIPAGQANPSPPVGPALGQHGVNIMEFCKQFNAKTVDRSGLVIPVIITIYSDRSFTFILKTPPASVLLAKAAGVEKGSGEPNRNKVGKVSKAEVRKIAETKMVDLNANDIEAAIRMVEGTARSMGIEVTA from the coding sequence ATGGCAAAAAAAGTCGTTACCCAAGTCAAATTGCAAATTCCAGCGGGACAGGCTAATCCCTCGCCGCCGGTTGGCCCGGCGCTGGGCCAGCATGGCGTGAACATCATGGAGTTTTGCAAACAGTTCAACGCCAAAACTGTCGACAGGTCCGGCCTCGTCATTCCGGTGATCATTACGATTTACTCCGACCGGTCGTTTACGTTCATTCTGAAAACGCCGCCGGCTTCGGTTTTGTTGGCAAAAGCTGCGGGGGTTGAAAAAGGCTCGGGCGAACCGAACCGCAACAAAGTCGGCAAGGTGAGCAAAGCTGAGGTACGGAAAATCGCCGAAACCAAGATGGTGGATTTGAACGCTAATGATATTGAAGCGGCGATACGGATGGTGGAGGGAACCGCCCGCAGCATGGGCATCGAAGTCACGGCGTAG
- the rplA gene encoding 50S ribosomal protein L1: protein MKQPSRRFKALQKQVEPGKEYSLEEAVKLLKKTATAKFDESVEVAVRLGVDPRHADQAVRGTVALPHGTGKSVRVLVLCKSAKEKEAKDAGADYVGFDEYIRKINDGWFDFDVMIATPDVMGEVGKLGKILGPRGLMPNPKSGTVTFDVAKAVQEVKAGKIEFRVDKTGILHVNVGKASFSEPQLVDNIRTFMDTVVRLKPASAKGQYIRSVTISSTMGPGIAIDRNGMMAEAKA from the coding sequence ATGAAACAACCAAGTCGTCGTTTTAAAGCATTGCAAAAACAAGTCGAGCCGGGAAAGGAATATTCGCTGGAAGAGGCGGTGAAGCTGTTGAAGAAAACCGCAACGGCGAAATTTGATGAAAGCGTTGAAGTCGCCGTGCGGCTCGGTGTCGATCCGCGTCATGCCGATCAGGCCGTGCGCGGCACGGTGGCATTGCCGCATGGCACCGGCAAGAGCGTGCGCGTGTTGGTGTTGTGCAAAAGTGCCAAAGAGAAAGAGGCGAAGGACGCCGGCGCCGATTATGTCGGCTTTGATGAATATATCAGGAAGATTAACGATGGTTGGTTTGATTTCGACGTGATGATCGCCACGCCGGACGTGATGGGCGAAGTCGGCAAGCTGGGCAAGATTCTGGGTCCGCGCGGTTTGATGCCGAATCCGAAAAGCGGCACGGTCACGTTCGACGTTGCCAAAGCCGTGCAAGAAGTGAAGGCCGGCAAGATTGAATTTCGCGTGGATAAAACCGGCATTCTGCACGTCAACGTCGGCAAGGCCTCGTTCTCGGAGCCGCAGTTGGTTGATAATATCCGCACGTTCATGGATACGGTCGTGCGCTTGAAGCCGGCCTCGGCCAAGGGGCAATACATTCGCAGCGTGACGATTTCGAGCACGATGGGGCCGGGCATTGCGATCGATCGCAATGGGATGATGGCTGAAGCGAAGGCGTAG
- the rplJ gene encoding 50S ribosomal protein L10: protein MEQTRVIRPEKAEAVALLSEKFASAQSVFLTDFTGLTVEAVTNLRRNFRKANVDYVVSKNTLARLAAEKAGYDKLVPYLEGPTALAFGMKDASAPAKVILDFFKANQKPSIKAIIFEGQFFEAKQAETISKLPSRQEVLAQLAGGLKAPLTNLVGGLQAVLSDFVYVMKAYSDKKEKEAAPQQNS, encoded by the coding sequence ATGGAACAAACACGAGTCATCCGGCCCGAAAAAGCCGAGGCGGTTGCCCTGTTGAGCGAGAAATTCGCCAGCGCCCAAAGCGTTTTTCTCACCGATTTTACCGGCTTGACGGTCGAAGCCGTGACGAATTTGCGGCGCAATTTTCGCAAGGCTAATGTAGACTATGTGGTGAGTAAAAACACTTTGGCGCGTCTTGCCGCTGAAAAAGCCGGATACGACAAGCTGGTGCCGTACCTCGAAGGTCCGACGGCGTTGGCGTTCGGCATGAAAGACGCCAGCGCGCCGGCGAAGGTGATTTTGGATTTTTTTAAGGCCAATCAAAAGCCGTCAATCAAGGCAATTATCTTCGAGGGCCAGTTTTTCGAGGCGAAACAGGCTGAGACGATCTCCAAATTGCCGAGCCGTCAGGAAGTGCTGGCGCAGTTGGCTGGTGGGTTGAAGGCGCCGCTGACGAATTTGGTCGGTGGCTTGCAGGCGGTGTTGAGCGACTTTGTTTATGTGATGAAAGCGTATTCGGATAAGAAAGAAAAAGAAGCCGCACCGCAACAAAATTCGTAA
- the rplL gene encoding 50S ribosomal protein L7/L12 gives MSTAVSPKQEELLHAIETMSVLDLVNLVKTMEERWGVKASAPMMTMPAMVPAAGGPAPAPAAEEQTEFNVILANAGANKINVIKVVRALTNLGLKEAKDLVDGAPKTIKEGANKEEAQQMKAKLEEAGATVEIK, from the coding sequence GTGTCTACCGCAGTGTCCCCGAAGCAGGAAGAGCTCCTGCATGCAATTGAGACGATGTCGGTTCTCGATCTCGTCAATCTCGTCAAAACGATGGAAGAGCGCTGGGGCGTGAAGGCCTCGGCGCCGATGATGACGATGCCGGCCATGGTCCCTGCTGCCGGCGGCCCGGCGCCGGCTCCGGCTGCTGAAGAGCAAACCGAGTTCAACGTCATTCTCGCCAATGCCGGCGCGAACAAAATCAACGTCATCAAAGTCGTGCGGGCGTTGACCAACCTTGGTCTGAAAGAGGCGAAAGATCTCGTTGACGGCGCGCCAAAAACGATCAAGGAAGGCGCGAACAAGGAAGAGGCGCAGCAGATGAAGGCGAAACTCGAGGAAGCTGGCGCCACCGTCGAAATTAAATAA